Proteins found in one Bombus terrestris chromosome 1, iyBomTerr1.2, whole genome shotgun sequence genomic segment:
- the LOC100645514 gene encoding protein DPCD, whose product MAPEEWLSLIQNATKTAIIQDGKRKVHFLMEDGREMVEEYHLETNVVVRRAWKEKGKLGQDIGWKIEIGDPEPRQNDIEVYGIQESTSAPFITRRITKTALEWRIRNLPYPQNVYSVTAEDDNTITVRTTNKKYFKKIIVPDLERAGLKVAQDRISFTHQYSTLIITYKKPPALLELEKKVLDEILQLKARKDGDVQCPTS is encoded by the exons ATGGCGCCTGAGGAGTGGTTGAGTCTTATTCAAAATGCTACGAAAACTGCAATTATCCAAGATG gaaaaagaaaagtacattTTTTAATGGAAGATGGTAGGGAAATGGTAGAAGAATACCATTTAGAAACAAATGTTGTAGTGCGGAGAGCATGGAAAGAAAAAGGTAAACTGGGACAAGATATAGGTTGGAAAATAGAAATTGGAGACCCTGAACCTAGGCAAAATGATATTGAAGTATATGGGATTCAGGAAAGTACAAGTGCT CCATTTATTACAAGAAGAATTACAAAGACTGCACTTGAATGGCGCATAAGGAATTTGCCATATCCACAGAATGTATATAGTGTAACAGCAGAAGATGATAACACAATAACTGTTCGTACAaccaataaaaaatattttaaaaagataatagtTCCAGATTTAGAACGTGCTGGATTAAAAGTAGCACAAGACAGAATATCCTTCACGCATCAATACAGTACGCTAATTATTACG TATAAAAAACCACCTGCACTTCTGGAGTTGgaaaaaaaggtattagatGAAATATTACAACTAAAAGCAAGAAAAGATGGTGATGTACAGTGTCCAACAagctaa